One Fundidesulfovibrio magnetotacticus genomic window carries:
- a CDS encoding hybrid sensor histidine kinase/response regulator, protein MLHHDFSKTRLSLLVIDASADFRLSLANRLLGLSRIDGDLHTAASVAEAWQILAMGSFDAVLAGLPLPPPSDSDPGELAAIFSGIQVVGFSDTGARLFLHPSLTDNVAMVLPRARLDNSLLEQAILAAVGKARLCRQLEAAQVGLIASEKRFQNVIDNNADGIVVVDLSGRIRFVNPSAEKLFGVPAYLLVGEPFGHALIPGGSMEIEMLTRDGELKTVEMRAVQSRWEGGEFVYLASLRDISSRKRLERDLTSMKEAAESANRAKSQFLANMSHEIRTPMNGILGMTELLLASELTRKQRYHLDMVRQSAASLMEILNDILDFSKIEAGKLELEEQVFDLHATIRSAIRIFTALAQDKGLDLGYSIAGDVPRRARGDSGRLRQIIVNLVGNAVKFTSQGDIRIKAGCLRLPCDAGPAEVLLSMEVADTGSGIAKSKLDTIFESFTQVDNSSTRKYYGTGLGLAICKHLVERMGGSIRVESEEGKGSVFSFEVRLRLVDDICPLPLPKPAPKPKIAPLTILLAEDNLINQLFATEILEQDGHKVVAVPNGALALETLSTTAVDVVLMDIQMPEMDGLEATRRIREGLAPGVPRDLPVIAMTAHALKGDRERFLNSGMDDYLSKPVGSEEIQAALHRVLSGRRGEQAGAPPPGSKLLNEAWLLEKARGNRDFLKKLFAVFVDQQPGKVEEMRAALAAGDLREVAFMAHTLKGGAATMGAEVLKDRAFELEKAAKAGDSELAGQELDALGDELLETMQAMREFMAR, encoded by the coding sequence ATGCTGCACCACGACTTCTCCAAAACCCGGCTGAGCCTCCTGGTCATCGACGCCTCGGCGGACTTCCGCCTGTCCCTGGCCAACAGGCTTCTGGGGCTCTCGCGTATCGACGGCGACCTGCACACGGCGGCCAGCGTGGCCGAGGCCTGGCAGATCCTGGCCATGGGCTCCTTCGACGCCGTATTGGCCGGTCTGCCCCTGCCCCCGCCCTCGGATTCCGACCCGGGCGAACTGGCGGCCATCTTCTCCGGCATCCAGGTGGTGGGCTTCAGCGACACCGGGGCGCGGCTATTCCTGCACCCGTCGCTCACCGACAACGTGGCCATGGTGCTGCCGCGCGCCCGCCTGGACAACTCCCTGCTGGAACAGGCCATCCTGGCCGCCGTGGGCAAGGCCCGCCTCTGCCGTCAGCTGGAGGCCGCCCAGGTGGGGCTCATCGCTTCGGAAAAGCGCTTCCAGAACGTCATCGACAACAATGCCGACGGCATCGTGGTGGTGGACCTGAGCGGTCGCATCCGCTTCGTGAACCCGAGCGCCGAAAAGCTCTTCGGCGTGCCCGCCTACCTGCTGGTGGGCGAGCCCTTCGGCCATGCGCTCATCCCGGGCGGGAGCATGGAGATCGAGATGCTCACCCGCGACGGCGAACTCAAGACCGTGGAGATGCGCGCCGTGCAGTCGCGCTGGGAGGGAGGCGAGTTCGTCTACCTGGCCAGCCTGCGCGACATCTCATCGCGCAAGCGCCTGGAGCGCGACCTCACTTCCATGAAAGAGGCCGCCGAGTCCGCCAACCGCGCCAAAAGCCAGTTCCTGGCCAACATGAGCCACGAGATCCGCACGCCCATGAACGGCATCCTGGGCATGACGGAGCTGCTGCTGGCCTCGGAGCTCACGCGCAAGCAGCGCTACCACCTGGACATGGTGCGCCAGTCCGCAGCCTCGCTCATGGAGATCCTCAACGACATCCTCGATTTTTCCAAGATCGAGGCGGGGAAGCTGGAATTGGAGGAACAGGTCTTCGACCTGCACGCAACCATCCGCAGCGCCATCCGCATCTTCACCGCCCTGGCCCAGGACAAGGGGCTGGACCTGGGCTACTCCATCGCGGGAGACGTGCCCCGCCGCGCCCGGGGCGACTCCGGACGCCTGCGCCAGATCATCGTGAACCTCGTGGGCAATGCCGTGAAGTTCACCTCCCAGGGGGACATCCGCATCAAGGCCGGGTGCCTGCGTCTCCCCTGCGACGCCGGCCCTGCCGAGGTCCTGCTCAGCATGGAGGTGGCCGACACCGGCTCGGGCATCGCCAAATCCAAGCTGGACACCATCTTCGAGAGCTTCACCCAGGTGGACAACTCCTCCACCCGCAAATACTACGGCACCGGCCTGGGGCTGGCCATCTGCAAGCACCTGGTGGAACGCATGGGCGGCTCCATCCGCGTGGAGAGCGAAGAAGGCAAAGGCAGCGTCTTCAGTTTCGAGGTGAGGCTGCGCCTCGTGGACGACATCTGCCCCCTCCCCCTGCCCAAGCCCGCGCCAAAACCCAAGATCGCCCCCCTGACCATCCTCCTGGCCGAAGACAACCTGATCAACCAGCTCTTCGCCACCGAAATCCTGGAGCAGGACGGCCATAAGGTGGTGGCCGTGCCCAACGGCGCGCTGGCCCTGGAAACTCTGAGCACCACAGCCGTGGACGTGGTGCTCATGGACATCCAGATGCCCGAGATGGACGGCCTGGAGGCCACCCGCCGCATCCGCGAGGGGCTGGCGCCGGGCGTGCCGCGCGACCTGCCCGTCATCGCCATGACCGCCCACGCCCTCAAGGGCGACCGCGAACGCTTCCTGAATTCCGGCATGGACGACTACCTTTCCAAACCCGTCGGATCGGAGGAAATCCAGGCCGCCCTGCACCGCGTGCTCTCCGGCAGGCGCGGGGAACAGGCGGGCGCGCCGCCACCGGGCTCCAAGCTCCTCAACGAGGCATGGCTCCTGGAGAAGGCCCGTGGCAACCGGGACTTTCTCAAAAAGCTCTTCGCCGTGTTCGTGGACCAGCAGCCCGGCAAGGTGGAGGAGATGCGCGCCGCCCTGGCCGCCGGCGACCTGCGCGAGGTGGCCTTCATGGCCCACACCCTCAAGGGCGGCGCGGCGACCATGGGCGCGGAAGTGCTCAAGGACAGGGCCTTCGAGCTGGAAAAGGCCGCCAAGGCTGGCGACTCCGAACTGGCCGGGCAGGAGCTGGACGCCCTGGGCGACGAACTCCTGGAGACCATGCAGGCCATGCGCGAGTTCATGGCACGCTGA
- a CDS encoding NAD+ synthase has protein sequence MKIGLLQVNPVVGDLTGNAGRIARAARKAQAAGAELCITPELALTGYPPRDLLLSSAFVDKARAVLEELARSLADGPALLAGTAARSPLAQGRPLMNCAAFLAGGRVEALLPKKLLPTYDVFDEDRYFEPGERLGFIDFAGRRLGVTICEDIWNDKAYWRDRRYHEDPVERLVAEGVQAILNLSASPFTLGKQPVREAMLGAAARKYGLPVVYCNQAGGNDDLVFDGRSMALDARGRLAARAAAFSEDVLVMDLEDLEQGRGEGRIAPDDFSEESEAWRALVLGVRDYCAKCGFKGALLGLSGGVDSALTAAVAAEALGPENVLGVLMPSPYSSRGSVEDSLDLARRLGVKTLTIPISDIMEAFERSLAPAFAGLPPDTTEENVQSRIRGNLLMAISNKHRSLLLTTGNKSELAVGYCTIYGDMSGGLAVVSDVPKTMVWRICEWLNARGPEPIPRAIVEKTPSAELRPDQTDQDSLPPYDVLDAILRLRVERHQSVEEIVAAGFDPETVRQVCRLVKIAEFKRRQAAPGIKITDRAFGTGWRMPVASRMEC, from the coding sequence ATGAAGATCGGACTGCTCCAGGTGAACCCCGTGGTGGGCGACCTCACCGGCAACGCTGGAAGGATCGCCCGCGCGGCGCGCAAGGCCCAGGCGGCAGGGGCGGAGCTTTGCATCACGCCGGAGCTGGCCCTCACGGGCTATCCCCCGCGCGACCTGTTGCTCTCGAGCGCCTTCGTGGACAAGGCCCGCGCCGTGCTGGAGGAGCTGGCCCGCTCCCTGGCCGACGGCCCGGCCCTGCTGGCGGGCACGGCGGCGCGCAGTCCCCTGGCCCAGGGCCGCCCCCTGATGAACTGCGCGGCCTTCCTCGCGGGCGGACGCGTGGAGGCGCTGCTGCCCAAGAAGCTCCTGCCCACCTACGACGTCTTCGACGAGGACCGCTACTTCGAGCCGGGCGAGCGCCTGGGCTTCATCGATTTCGCGGGACGCCGACTGGGCGTGACCATCTGCGAGGACATCTGGAACGACAAGGCCTACTGGCGCGACCGGCGCTACCACGAGGACCCCGTGGAGCGTCTGGTCGCGGAGGGCGTCCAGGCCATCCTGAACCTCTCGGCCTCGCCCTTCACCCTGGGCAAGCAGCCCGTGCGCGAGGCCATGCTGGGCGCGGCGGCGCGCAAATACGGCCTTCCGGTGGTCTACTGCAACCAGGCGGGCGGCAACGACGATCTGGTCTTCGACGGCCGCTCCATGGCCCTGGACGCCCGGGGTCGGCTGGCCGCGCGCGCGGCGGCCTTCTCCGAGGACGTGCTCGTGATGGACCTCGAAGATCTGGAACAGGGGCGCGGCGAAGGGCGCATCGCCCCGGACGACTTCTCCGAGGAGTCCGAGGCCTGGCGCGCCCTGGTGCTGGGCGTGCGCGACTACTGCGCCAAGTGCGGCTTCAAGGGCGCGCTCCTGGGCCTCTCGGGGGGCGTGGACTCTGCCCTCACCGCCGCCGTGGCCGCCGAGGCCCTGGGGCCGGAAAACGTGCTGGGCGTGCTCATGCCCAGCCCCTATTCCAGCAGGGGCAGCGTGGAGGATTCCCTGGATCTGGCCCGGCGTCTTGGCGTGAAGACCCTCACCATCCCCATCAGCGACATCATGGAGGCCTTCGAGAGGAGCCTGGCCCCGGCCTTCGCGGGCCTGCCGCCGGACACCACCGAGGAGAACGTCCAATCGCGCATCCGGGGCAACCTGCTCATGGCCATTTCCAACAAGCACAGGTCGCTCCTGCTCACGACGGGCAACAAGAGCGAGCTGGCCGTTGGCTACTGCACCATCTATGGCGACATGTCCGGCGGGCTGGCCGTGGTCTCCGACGTGCCCAAGACCATGGTCTGGCGCATCTGCGAGTGGCTCAACGCGCGCGGCCCGGAGCCGATCCCCCGGGCCATCGTGGAAAAGACGCCCTCTGCGGAGCTGCGCCCGGACCAGACCGACCAGGACAGCCTGCCGCCCTACGACGTGCTGGACGCCATCCTGCGCCTGCGCGTGGAGCGCCACCAGTCCGTGGAGGAGATCGTGGCCGCCGGGTTCGACCCCGAGACCGTGCGCCAGGTCTGCCGCCTGGTGAAGATCGCCGAATTCAAGCGCCGCCAGGCCGCGCCGGGCATCAAGATCACCGACCGGGCCTTCGGCACGGGATGGCGCATGCCCGTGGCCAGCCGCATGGAGTGCTGA
- the dapB gene encoding 4-hydroxy-tetrahydrodipicolinate reductase yields the protein MSVRDVIIMGAGGRMGQTLCQLAMADPAFRLAGVVERPGNEAALDRYPDCVKGSSMEEVFSRLPGAVIVDFTAPDSSVLVSETAARLGNPVVIGTTGLKGEQLERVQAASARGRIFWSPNMSLGINALAQFLPLLVKALGPAYDMEIMEIHHNKKADSPSGTAIKLGQVLAGARGQELQDVMKCGREGIIGARTQEELGVMALRGGDVVGDHTVYFFGPGERIEVTHRAHTRENFARGALRAALWIGAQEPGKLYSMADMLA from the coding sequence ATGAGCGTGCGCGACGTGATCATCATGGGGGCCGGCGGCCGCATGGGCCAGACCCTGTGCCAGCTGGCCATGGCCGACCCGGCCTTCCGGCTGGCGGGCGTGGTGGAGCGCCCGGGCAACGAGGCGGCCCTGGACCGCTACCCGGACTGCGTCAAGGGCTCGTCCATGGAGGAGGTTTTCTCCAGGCTCCCCGGCGCCGTAATCGTGGACTTCACGGCCCCGGACTCCAGCGTGCTGGTGTCCGAGACGGCCGCGCGCCTGGGCAATCCCGTGGTCATCGGCACCACGGGCCTCAAGGGCGAGCAGTTGGAGCGCGTCCAGGCCGCCTCCGCCAGGGGGCGCATCTTCTGGTCGCCCAACATGAGCCTGGGCATCAACGCCCTGGCCCAGTTCCTGCCGCTGCTGGTCAAGGCCCTCGGCCCCGCCTACGACATGGAGATCATGGAGATCCACCACAACAAGAAGGCCGACTCGCCCAGCGGCACGGCCATCAAGCTGGGCCAGGTGCTGGCCGGGGCGCGCGGCCAGGAGCTCCAGGACGTGATGAAGTGCGGCCGCGAGGGCATCATCGGGGCGCGCACGCAGGAGGAGCTGGGCGTCATGGCCCTGCGCGGCGGCGACGTGGTGGGCGACCACACCGTCTACTTCTTCGGCCCCGGCGAACGCATCGAGGTGACGCACCGTGCCCACACCCGCGAGAACTTCGCGCGCGGCGCGCTGCGGGCAGCGCTCTGGATCGGCGCGCAGGAGCCGGGCAAGCTCTACTCCATGGCCGACATGCTCGCATGA
- the ligA gene encoding NAD-dependent DNA ligase LigA — protein sequence MNPTGQTPAQRVQQLRHELERHNLLYYTLDAPEITDAQYDALFRELKDLEDAHPELDDPNSPTRRVGGAVAQAFASRPHRQRMYSLDNALTPEEWQAFLERLGRVLPERAFSFWADPKFDGLALEVIYEHGRFVQALTRGDGETGEDVTDNMRTVRNLPLDLRRHAAKANLPVPELLEVRGEVVITKADFHALNQTQDEAGAKVFANPRNAAAGSVRQLDSRVTASRPLRFFAYGAGETRWPMGDPWPTQHALMEGLGRLGFTVAREGRAVDAAGVEALYAELERTRDKLPFEIDGMVVKLDRLDWQREAGFTARAPRWAVAWKFPPRQAETLLERIEVQVGRTGVLTPVAVLAPVSLAGVTVSRATLHNEDEIKAKDVRPGDTVVVQRAGDVIPEVVRSVPEKRPVGLEPFVFPEACPSCGSRVTRLADEAAWRCLNVSCPAVLKGAIVFFVSKSGLDIEGVGKRWIEILVEKGIVKSPADLFALTLEDLLPLERMGEKLAANFVEAFDKARRSATLARLIAALGIRQVGAQTARTLAGAFRDLDALARATAEELQLLPDIGPEVAQSLRAFFDNPGNRELLERFRAIGLWPSRPADAPAAMGPKPLAGKRFLFTGGLAGMTRSQAEALVEGLGGTAAGSVSKKLDYLVAGQDPGSKLDKARALGVPVLDQEGFETLLRQAGEAPEA from the coding sequence ATGAACCCCACCGGCCAGACCCCGGCCCAGCGCGTCCAGCAGCTGCGCCACGAACTGGAGCGCCACAACCTCCTCTATTACACCCTGGACGCTCCCGAGATTACCGACGCCCAGTACGACGCCCTGTTCCGCGAGCTGAAGGACCTGGAGGACGCCCATCCCGAACTGGACGACCCCAACTCCCCCACGCGCCGCGTGGGCGGGGCCGTGGCCCAGGCCTTCGCCTCCCGCCCGCACCGCCAGAGGATGTACAGCCTGGACAACGCCCTCACCCCGGAGGAATGGCAGGCCTTCCTGGAGCGCCTGGGCCGCGTGCTGCCCGAGCGCGCGTTCTCCTTCTGGGCCGACCCCAAATTCGACGGTCTGGCCCTGGAGGTCATCTACGAGCACGGCCGCTTCGTCCAGGCCCTCACCCGGGGCGACGGCGAGACGGGCGAGGACGTCACCGACAACATGCGCACCGTGCGCAACCTCCCCCTGGACCTGCGCCGCCACGCGGCCAAGGCCAACCTGCCCGTGCCCGAACTTCTGGAGGTGCGCGGCGAGGTGGTGATCACCAAGGCCGACTTCCACGCCCTCAACCAGACCCAGGACGAGGCCGGGGCCAAGGTGTTCGCCAACCCGCGCAACGCGGCCGCAGGCAGCGTGCGCCAGCTCGATTCGCGCGTGACGGCCTCCCGCCCTCTGCGCTTCTTCGCCTACGGCGCGGGCGAGACCCGCTGGCCCATGGGCGACCCATGGCCCACCCAGCACGCGCTCATGGAGGGCCTGGGCAGGCTGGGCTTCACCGTGGCCCGCGAGGGCAGGGCCGTGGACGCCGCCGGAGTGGAGGCCCTCTACGCCGAACTGGAGCGCACCCGCGACAAGCTGCCGTTCGAGATCGACGGCATGGTGGTCAAGCTCGACCGTCTGGACTGGCAGCGCGAGGCGGGCTTCACGGCGCGCGCACCGCGCTGGGCCGTGGCCTGGAAGTTTCCGCCGCGCCAGGCCGAGACGCTCTTGGAGCGCATCGAGGTCCAGGTGGGCCGCACCGGGGTGCTCACGCCCGTGGCGGTGCTGGCCCCCGTGAGCCTGGCCGGGGTGACCGTCTCGCGCGCCACCCTGCACAACGAGGACGAGATCAAGGCCAAGGACGTGCGCCCCGGCGACACCGTGGTGGTGCAGCGCGCGGGCGACGTGATCCCCGAGGTGGTGCGCAGCGTCCCCGAAAAGCGCCCCGTGGGCCTTGAGCCCTTCGTTTTCCCGGAAGCGTGCCCCTCCTGCGGCTCCCGGGTCACGCGTCTGGCGGACGAGGCGGCCTGGCGCTGCCTCAACGTCTCCTGTCCGGCGGTGCTCAAGGGGGCCATCGTCTTCTTCGTCTCCAAGTCCGGGCTGGACATCGAAGGCGTGGGCAAGCGCTGGATCGAAATCCTCGTGGAGAAGGGGATAGTGAAGTCCCCGGCGGACCTCTTCGCCCTCACCCTGGAGGACCTCCTGCCCCTGGAGCGCATGGGGGAGAAGCTGGCCGCCAACTTCGTGGAGGCCTTCGACAAGGCGCGCCGGAGCGCCACGCTGGCCCGGCTCATCGCGGCCCTGGGAATCCGCCAGGTGGGGGCGCAGACCGCGCGCACCCTGGCCGGGGCCTTCCGGGACCTGGACGCCCTGGCCCGGGCGACGGCCGAGGAGCTGCAGCTCCTGCCCGACATCGGCCCCGAGGTGGCCCAGAGCCTGCGCGCCTTCTTCGACAACCCAGGCAACCGCGAACTCCTGGAGCGCTTCCGGGCCATTGGCCTCTGGCCCTCAAGGCCAGCCGACGCCCCGGCCGCCATGGGACCAAAGCCCCTGGCGGGCAAGCGGTTCCTGTTCACCGGCGGGCTCGCGGGCATGACGCGCTCCCAGGCCGAGGCCCTGGTGGAGGGCCTGGGCGGCACGGCGGCCGGGTCCGTCTCCAAGAAGCTCGACTACCTGGTGGCCGGGCAGGACCCCGGCTCCAAGCTGGATAAAGCCCGGGCTCTTGGTGTACCAGTGCTGGACCAGGAGGGCTTCGAGACCCTGCTGCGCCAGGCCGGGGAGGCCCCGGAGGCCTGA
- a CDS encoding DUF3431 domain-containing protein — protein MEPILNKPEGQMRGPGQREHALEPPSVELVIARYREDVSWLADMGLPATVYDKSGDPTPPETFGAVWTPLPNVGRESHTYLTHILARYPDFPDFTAFLQGDPFKHLSADGEADAAALKAAIERNVRLGSAFTGFAWFKLKCDRLGRPHAMDTPEARDRWKGRSRDIPVGAVYAELFAGDVPETFLATAPAGLLFVSKERILSRSKRFYKRCLQLILDDPDDARNTGHAFERLWQVIFNAKTPSRQGIDP, from the coding sequence ATGGAACCGATCCTCAACAAGCCGGAGGGCCAGATGCGCGGGCCGGGCCAGCGGGAGCATGCGCTGGAGCCGCCTTCGGTGGAGCTGGTGATCGCGCGCTACCGCGAGGACGTCTCCTGGCTGGCGGACATGGGTCTGCCCGCCACGGTCTACGACAAGTCCGGCGACCCGACGCCCCCGGAGACTTTCGGCGCGGTCTGGACGCCATTGCCCAACGTGGGCCGGGAGAGCCACACCTACCTGACGCACATCCTGGCCCGCTACCCGGACTTTCCGGACTTCACGGCCTTCCTCCAGGGAGACCCCTTCAAGCACCTGAGCGCGGACGGCGAAGCGGACGCGGCGGCCCTCAAGGCGGCCATCGAACGCAACGTCCGCCTGGGATCGGCCTTCACCGGCTTCGCCTGGTTCAAGCTCAAGTGCGACCGCCTGGGCAGGCCCCACGCCATGGACACTCCCGAGGCCCGCGATCGCTGGAAGGGCCGCTCCCGGGACATCCCCGTGGGTGCTGTGTACGCGGAGCTTTTCGCGGGCGACGTGCCCGAGACGTTTCTAGCGACGGCCCCTGCCGGATTGCTTTTCGTCAGTAAAGAGCGCATCTTGTCGCGCTCAAAACGTTTCTATAAACGTTGCTTGCAACTCATCCTGGACGACCCGGACGACGCCCGCAACACCGGCCACGCCTTCGAGCGGCTCTGGCAGGTGATCTTCAACGCCAAGACCCCCAGCAGACAAGGGATCGACCCATGA
- a CDS encoding potassium channel family protein yields the protein MKAPRKIEPGVRGMRRGRVLRRVNRFTLMRRRLGVLWPVIAGLTAVAFIFVGGTLAYMFVEEWDLFDSVYMVIISLTTVGYGEVHPLTRAGRAVTAVLLLSGVGTFFYLAGAIVQLMIEGHIQNIFGRRWMRHAIENMRGHTIVCGYGRIGSVVAREIAAEGQDVVVVERSHALVEELEGKDIPFVAGDATKDDILLAAGLKHAKALVSALSEEAANVYVTLTARQLNPEIVIVARSDSPDHSQRLQRAGANQVLFPHLYGGVRMAHSVLRPSVLGFMDLAMRGDNEDLQMEQLTISQGSSLAGKDLIASQLRQRWNVIVIGIQKPDGKLLFNPQPQSVLQAGDTLILVGGKKLLADLQREAAS from the coding sequence GTGAAAGCCCCGCGCAAGATCGAACCCGGCGTGCGCGGCATGCGCCGGGGCAGGGTGCTGCGCCGCGTGAACCGCTTCACGCTCATGCGGCGCAGGCTGGGCGTGCTCTGGCCCGTTATCGCGGGCCTCACGGCCGTGGCCTTCATCTTCGTGGGCGGCACGCTGGCCTACATGTTCGTGGAGGAGTGGGACCTCTTCGACAGCGTGTACATGGTGATCATCTCGCTCACCACCGTGGGCTACGGCGAGGTGCACCCCCTCACCCGGGCGGGCAGGGCGGTCACGGCCGTGCTGCTGCTCTCGGGCGTGGGCACCTTCTTCTACCTGGCGGGAGCCATCGTGCAGCTCATGATCGAGGGGCACATCCAAAACATCTTCGGGAGGCGCTGGATGCGGCACGCCATCGAGAACATGCGGGGGCACACCATCGTCTGCGGCTACGGCCGCATCGGGTCCGTGGTGGCCCGCGAGATCGCGGCCGAGGGCCAGGACGTGGTGGTGGTGGAGCGCTCCCACGCCCTGGTGGAGGAGCTGGAAGGCAAGGACATCCCCTTCGTGGCCGGAGACGCCACCAAGGACGACATCCTCCTGGCCGCCGGGCTCAAACACGCCAAGGCCCTGGTCTCGGCGCTCTCCGAGGAGGCGGCCAACGTCTACGTGACGCTCACGGCCCGCCAGCTCAACCCCGAGATCGTCATCGTGGCCCGCTCCGACTCGCCCGACCACTCCCAGCGCCTCCAGCGCGCCGGGGCCAACCAGGTGCTCTTCCCGCACCTCTACGGCGGCGTGCGCATGGCCCACTCGGTGCTGCGCCCCTCGGTGCTGGGCTTCATGGACCTGGCCATGCGCGGCGACAACGAGGACCTCCAGATGGAACAGCTCACCATCTCCCAGGGATCGAGCCTCGCGGGCAAGGACCTCATCGCCTCCCAGTTGCGCCAGCGCTGGAACGTCATCGTCATCGGCATCCAGAAGCCCGACGGCAAGCTGCTCTTCAACCCACAGCCCCAGTCCGTGCTCCAGGCCGGAGACACCCTCATCCTGGTGGGAGGCAAGAAGCTCCTGGCCGACCTCCAGCGCGAGGCCGCCAGCTAG
- the uvrB gene encoding excinuclease ABC subunit UvrB, with translation MKKLGKSQSAFRLSSPFSPQGDQPQAIAGLVENLNEGVRDQVLLGATGTGKTFTMAQVVAATGRPALVIAPNKTLAAQLFNEFRGLFPENAVEYFVSYYDYYQPEAYLPRTDTYIEKDSSINEDIDKLRHAATHALLTRRDVLIVASVSCIYGLGSPEYYAKMVLPLEEGQRIAMEEVISRLVEVQYERNDMDFHRGVFRVRGDVLEIIPAYSRERALRLEFFGDELEAMLETDPLTGEVLSRLKKTVIFPNSHYVSDRDNLTRAMHDIREELRERLMQYQRENRLVEAQRLEQRTLYDLEMIEEVGYCNGIENYSRHLDGRKAGDPPATLLDYFPDDFILFVDESHITVPQIGGMYNGDLSRKSTLVDYGFRLPSALDNRPLNFQEFQTRIGQAVYVSATPGPWEMERAQGLVVEQIIRPTGLLDPVAEVRPVKGQVDDLLSECKKRVALGDRVLVTTLTKRMAEELTDYLNNFGVATRYLHSDIDTLERVAIIQALRAGEFSVLVGINLLREGLDIPEVSLVAVLDADKEGFLRSTRSLIQTFGRAARNVSGRVILYADQVTRSMRDALDETARRRARQEEHNARHGIVPRTIHKEMDNVLEGIYAQSKPVKEPKGRSVSFVDGLMEQAQDAQTVEKLLKRLEKDMRAAAKDLAFERAAELRDAITALRARQDGGDAP, from the coding sequence TTGAAAAAACTGGGCAAAAGTCAATCAGCATTCCGGCTCTCCAGCCCGTTCTCGCCGCAGGGCGACCAGCCCCAGGCCATCGCCGGGCTGGTGGAAAACCTGAACGAGGGCGTGCGCGATCAGGTGCTCCTGGGCGCCACGGGCACGGGCAAGACCTTCACCATGGCCCAGGTGGTGGCCGCCACGGGCCGCCCGGCCCTGGTGATCGCGCCCAACAAGACCCTGGCCGCGCAGCTCTTCAACGAATTCCGGGGACTCTTCCCGGAGAACGCCGTGGAGTACTTCGTCAGTTACTACGACTACTACCAGCCCGAAGCCTATCTGCCCCGCACGGACACCTACATCGAAAAGGACTCCTCCATCAACGAGGATATCGACAAGCTCCGGCACGCGGCCACCCACGCGCTGCTCACCCGGCGCGACGTGCTCATCGTGGCCTCGGTGAGCTGCATCTACGGCCTGGGGTCGCCCGAATACTACGCCAAGATGGTGCTCCCCCTGGAGGAGGGCCAGCGCATCGCCATGGAGGAGGTCATCTCCCGGCTGGTGGAGGTGCAGTACGAGCGCAACGACATGGACTTCCACCGCGGCGTCTTCCGCGTGCGCGGCGACGTGCTGGAGATCATCCCCGCCTATTCCCGCGAGCGCGCCCTGCGCCTGGAATTTTTCGGGGACGAACTGGAAGCCATGCTGGAGACCGACCCACTCACCGGAGAGGTGCTCTCGCGGCTGAAGAAGACCGTCATCTTCCCCAACTCCCACTATGTTTCGGACCGCGACAACCTCACGCGCGCCATGCACGACATCCGCGAGGAACTGCGCGAACGCCTGATGCAGTACCAGCGGGAAAACCGGCTCGTGGAGGCCCAGCGCCTGGAGCAGCGCACACTCTACGACCTGGAGATGATCGAGGAAGTGGGCTACTGCAACGGCATCGAGAACTATTCCAGGCACCTGGACGGCCGAAAGGCGGGCGACCCCCCGGCCACCCTCCTGGACTACTTCCCCGACGACTTCATCCTCTTCGTGGACGAATCGCACATCACCGTGCCCCAGATCGGGGGCATGTACAACGGCGACCTCTCGCGCAAATCCACCCTGGTGGATTACGGCTTCCGCCTGCCCTCGGCCCTGGACAACAGGCCCCTGAACTTCCAGGAGTTCCAGACGCGCATCGGCCAGGCGGTGTACGTCTCGGCCACGCCCGGCCCCTGGGAGATGGAGCGCGCCCAGGGCCTGGTGGTGGAGCAGATCATCCGCCCCACCGGGCTCCTGGACCCCGTGGCCGAGGTGCGCCCCGTGAAGGGCCAGGTGGACGACCTGCTCTCGGAATGCAAGAAGCGCGTGGCCCTGGGCGATCGTGTGCTGGTGACCACGCTCACCAAGCGCATGGCCGAAGAGCTCACGGACTACTTGAACAATTTCGGAGTGGCCACCCGCTACCTGCACTCGGACATCGACACCCTGGAGCGCGTGGCCATCATCCAGGCCCTGCGCGCCGGGGAGTTCTCGGTGCTGGTGGGCATCAACCTGCTGCGCGAGGGCCTGGACATCCCCGAGGTCTCGCTGGTGGCCGTGCTGGACGCCGACAAGGAGGGCTTCCTGCGCTCCACGCGCTCGCTCATCCAGACCTTCGGGCGCGCCGCGCGCAACGTCTCGGGCCGGGTGATCCTCTACGCCGACCAGGTGACGCGCTCCATGAGGGACGCGCTCGACGAGACGGCCCGCCGCCGCGCCCGCCAGGAGGAGCACAACGCCCGACACGGCATCGTGCCCCGCACCATCCACAAAGAGATGGACAACGTGCTGGAGGGCATCTACGCCCAGTCCAAGCCGGTCAAGGAGCCCAAGGGCCGTTCCGTGAGCTTCGTGGACGGGCTTATGGAACAGGCCCAGGACGCCCAGACCGTGGAAAAGCTCCTCAAACGCCTGGAGAAGGACATGCGCGCCGCCGCAAAGGACCTGGCCTTCGAGCGCGCCGCCGAACTGCGCGACGCCATCACCGCCCTGCGCGCCCGGCAGGATGGCGGGGACGCCCCGTGA